The Meriones unguiculatus strain TT.TT164.6M chromosome 14, Bangor_MerUng_6.1, whole genome shotgun sequence sequence TGCCACAGTGTCCGCTACCACCGCCCGCGGGTCCCCACTTGCCtgcgggaggagggaggacgctAGCTGCCGAAGGTGCGTGGGCGGGACCGCGTTCTGGAATCTGCTCTTCGGGCCCCGGTGCCGAAGAGCTCTGTCACCTCAGCCTGCGTCCTACTTAGCGCGACCTGATTCCGCTCAGGAGCCTCGGGGCAATATTTTTAGTCCCTGGAGATTGGGTCCCGGGCCAAAGAGGGCGGAGCTGGGGAGCAGGAGCTGGGTCACCGGTGGGGCAGTCACCTGCCGCGAGGTCCATCCGCCACCCCACCGACCCCCGCAGGCCCGCCCAGCCCTCTCCGGTCCCCGGAGCCCAGCCGGCACTCGGGGGCCCCCGCTACGCCCGCGGCCTGCTGGCCGGAGTCCTCGCCCACGCCCCGCCCGGCCCGTTAGCGTCCGCGGCCGGCTTCCCCGCCGCTCGGGACCCGGCCGGCCGAGCCGCCGCCACCACCCGCATCCCCGGGGGCCGGGGACCGCGCGTCGCGCAGGCTGAGACGGACGCCCGTCCGCCCGCCCACCCACCGCTCCGGCTGGGCCCCGCAGCCGCGCTCCCGCGGGGGCCAGGGCCGCCGCGCGCTCCCCGCGCTCGCCCCGCTCCTGTGCTCCCGCGCTCCCGCCTCCAGCGGCCGCGGGGCCGAGCGTCGCGCCCGGGGGAGGAGGGGCGCGGGGGGCCGAGCGTAGCCGCGTCCGCGGGGTGCGGGgcccagccgccgccgccgccgccgcctcccccAGCCCCCGAGCCGCGTTTCGCAGCGCCCCCTAGCACCCGGCTCGGTCGCCTCCCGGCGTCCAGGCCACGCTCCGGCGGCGCCTCCCGCAGGGGTCGGCTATGGCTGCCGCGCCGCCCTGCGCAGCCGTTGGCACGGCAGGGCGCGCGCCGCGGAACCCCGGCAGGCCAGCGCGACTCTTTTTTTTGCCCCCCTAGGTCTTCCAAGAGTAAGGATTAGGCAGCAGCAGAAAGGGCAGCACCGTACGAGGCGTTGTGGCCTCCCCGCCTGGCGCCGTAGTGATGTTTCTTAGGCAAAAGGGATGCTGCCTCCCTCTGGGGGTTGTGCGTTCCCGGTGGCCCTTACTGTTAAGGGTTACTCCGTTATTGGGCGACCAGGTCTCTAATTTGCAGCATAAATTGGTGTGTGGTTCGTTGTACTGCAAGAAACATCTCCACAAATTccacctttttcttccttttgagatTAATGTTTGGCCGGGCGTAGGAGAGCATACCTAGTCCCAGCACGTGGAAGGCAGAGACTTGAGTTCGAGCCTAAACCGGTGTACAGTGACAGCCATAGcttcacagggaaaaaaaagaattaaaaaaaaaatagatagattGTTTGGTGAACCGTGGTAGCACGCCCGTATAAATTCCAGTACTcagttgagacaggaggattgctcaaaTTGGAAGCTGTCCTGGGCTATACATTGAGACcctacaaaagaaagaaagattagtGAAATTACTGTCCAACTGAAAGCCCAGCTcttgggaagttgaggcaagAGGAGCCCGGCAAACGGacaccagcctggactacacggCAAAACAAATATTCTCTGATACAGACTATCCCAGGCTCACACCTTGAAGTTCTGTCCCCCGATCTGATCATATCGCTAGGTGGAGCTTTGGTGAGATTAAGATTAGTTCATGAAAGCAGAGCCCTTAGAAAGCAGATTATCCTGTCCTTATAAAGCACTGAGAAACCTGGCCCCCTCAGTGGTcaagaggcagggacaggcagatcttggtgagttccaggctagccggGGCTCGGGGCTGCatagcgagagaccctgtctcaataaaataaaagcagctCACGGGCCAGGGAGGTGGCTCATGGGTGAAGACGCTTGCCACCAAAGCCTAattacctgagtttgatctccagaatccccatggtagaaggaaagaactgactcccacttGTCACgccacacgcacgcgcacacacacacacacacacacaggggggaGGGGCTCATAGAAAAAATCTAAAGCACCCCAAAAGTAAATATTCTCTGTCTCTTCCACTATGTAAAGACACACAGCTGGGAGACACTATATACCAGAAAGtggacctacacacacatgcacacacacacacatgtacgcacACACGTGTGCCCCCCAGCCTGCTCTTGTCTCATACTCTCCGGAAGTGTAAGAAGTAAATTGTTATTTATAGGCTGTTTAGTTCATGGTGTTTTGTTCCAGCAGCTCTTGAAGACTGAGACATTATCTTTGGACAGATTTGCTGCACTGAGTTTTCCTGGGCGAAAGATAAGCCCTGATATGATGGATGATTCTTGGCCTCCTCCCACTCTTAGAAAAAAAGACCGTACCTGCTCCCCTGTCAGAAGGCAGCAGCTAAGTAACCCTGGAACAATTCTTTAGTTGATTAACTAGATATAAAGCACAATCTTGTTATTTAACTCCCATTTCTTGCAGCATTTTCAGGGCTGTTTTTCTAGTGGTGTGTACCAGCTGGAATGCTGATACCAAGATGTACATCTCTGCCAGTATATAATCCTCTGTGGCTGTTTGTACTTGCCTTGTGTTTGAGGAGATTTATTTCCTAACTTTtctattgaatttttatttttgtgagaaACGTTATTTTCAAAGGCTCTTATATCTCTCTTGGtggttctctctcttttaattcaGGTAAAATTTacaagtctttttgtttgtttttcaagacagggtttctctgtgtagacctggatcccctggaactcactctgtagaccaggctggccttgaactcagagatccacctgcccctgcctcccaagtgctgggattaaagctgtgtggcCCACTGCCTGGGCTTATTTACCAATCTTGAGTGTACATCTTGATGAGCTTTGATAAATATCTGCAGAAGTGTAAGTCGGAAGAATAGGACAGTGGTGGCGTGCTTGCCCAGCACACCCGAAGCCCTGGGCTCATCCCAGCTCTTCATAAACCAGGCATTGATATAGCCCCAGCACATGATAGAAGttggaagatcagaagttcaaatgTACCCTTATTTATAGTGTTAAGAGGCCGGTCTGAGATAAGTGAGATcctgttcaaacacacacacacatacacacacatacacacacacacctcccagaTCACAAAAGAACAGCCCTGCCTCCCCAAAGGTTTCCTTCTCTCCTGACTCAGCCAGCTAAGAGGCAGCAAGCCCAAACAGAGCCTGGCAGTCGACTGCTTACAGCTGATGAAAGTGAGATCAGCTTTGTGGGAGCCCCCCCGGGCCCCAATTCCAGGGAACAATGAAAAGGAACCAGGTCACGCAGGGCACGATGGTCCCTCCTCCACTGAGACTGGAGAGTAAGCCACCACCAAGCAGTTTTGTAGTTGCTGTGGCCTCCAGGGAGGAAGAGGCCAGGAGGAACCCTGCCCACCACTGAAACAAGAAGGACGTATGTGTAAAATGACAGCGGGGTGCAGTCTCCTACATCCAGTCTGCTGGCCTCCTCCGGCCTGGGTGAGACTGTGGGCCAAAGCCTTACCCAGACAGGAATAACAAGTGCCCTATTAAAGCTGTTTTCACAGTGCCACCCCCCCTGCCACTCCAACCTTTTGTGGCTCCAGCTAAGAATTCTTTCCAGACCAGTATTTAGGAAGATAACTGTCTACAAAGCGTTGCGCTTCTGCTTTTGTGTCTTGTCTTGAGATGGGGTCTTTCCACACAGTCCTGCTTGGTCTAGCACTGTCTATGTAGAGCAGTAGTCTCTgcctctgagagctgggattaaaggtgcgtacCACCACACTGTCTATCTGCATGTTGAAGCCAGTTTGGCCTACgtggtgagtttcaggccagccagcaAAACTAtctcaacaaagcaaaaacaaacgtATATACAACAGAGCCTCCATTTTCTGTGCCTAAGTGGACCCGCTGTGTCATACTCACGAAAAACAGTCTACCCTCAAGGCGGCCTATTCATCTTGTCTCTGGGGAAATCTTTTGACCTCTCTGCTCTCTAGTTAGTGTCCAGAAACGTTGGCCGAGTTTCTTGGGCCTTCTATCAGTGTTGTGGTCATGGGGTTTTTAGTTTCAGCCCTGGGTGGCCTGCACACCCTGGGTGACGGTAGCTTCGGCTTTTGCAGAGCTGTTGTAGTCCTGGCCCACTGTGGTTGGCTTCCACGCATGCTCTCGATGGAAAGGTTCCTTTTCCACGGCATCCCTGTCCGACCTGTGCTCCACTCGAGTTCTTCAACACAAGTGGAGGCTGGTGGCACCGGGCGCCCCAGGCTGCCAGCCATAACAATGTAGCAGGGCGCCTTCCTGATCGGTGTTTGTCAAGCCAGGCCTCACAGCCCCTCCTCTCTGCCTGTTGAGTTCCCTTTTCTatgaaaaacagttttaaatCCTAGCCTCAGGCCCCAGCTGCTTGCTGTACTCCTTGCTGGGCTCCACCTGCGGCCAGGCCCGGAGGAGCCTTGGTGTCCAGAGCACCTCAAGTGAACCGCTGTGTGGGAAGGGGGCGCGCTGACAGTGTTGAGCCGAGCAGATCCTTGTCTCTTGGGGGCACACACCACAGCTGAGATGGTGTGGCTGCCGGATGTCCCACCTGACTGCCCGAAGGAAATGTGGACAGTGGCCCAGACCTTGGCTTTTCTTCCTCCCATTGAGAACAGAAATTGCGCCTTTATGGGCGGAATCACGTTTCACTTTAATGATCCCTTGGCATAGCAGCTGGGTCCCCTGGTGGCCTTTCTGCCGGCCCTGGCCCCCTTGCACCCTCCAGACTCACACACACTTTGACTTTTACCAAAGTCCTCTTGGCTCTTGCCAGGGTGCAGCCCTAAGAGGTGAGTCGCCTAATACCTGAACAGGCTCCCCCAAATGATcccgagaacacagaaagacATCCCTTTCCCTCCTCAGCCTGGGAAGTCGGTAAAATGTGCAATTCGGACGGAGGGGTCTGTTTCATGACCTGAGCACCCGAGGTCACCGTTATGAGCTAGGCCGGGTCACAGTGGCCTACACTGGTAACCTTTCCCCAGGCCAGAAAGGCAGGAACTAGTCACACTGGCCTGTTTAATCAAACTTGTGAAGCCTCTTAGCAGCAAGCCCTCGGTTtctctgtatctttctccttTACATTTCATGTTATGGTTGCAGCCATCACGTGAGAACAGGCGCCAGAAGTTTGGCACGTGGTGGGCTTTCCTTCCCCTCAGTCAGCATGCTACCCTCCTCTGCCTATCCAGTGAGCCGTGCTTCTGTGGACTCACTGGAAACTGTCACACAACTGTTTGGGTCTTTctcattcccccttctttctcacTCTTGCTTGGTAAGAGCAGGTCTTAGAGCCAAGCGTGGTGgggtacacctttaatctcagcactaaggaagctgttccttgaactcacagagttccaggccagcctggtccatacaTTGAGTTTtcctacatagtgagagcctgtcacacacataaaaaagaaaaatttttttttcttttcttttttctttctttctttctttcttctttccttccttccttccttctttctttctttcttccttcttttttgagacaaagtttctatatgtagccctagctggcctggaactctctctgtagaccaggctgaccttgaactcacagagacccacctgcctcttccttctgagtactaggattaaatgCATCTGATTGTCTCGTCCCTTAGCAGTGGCTCTCCTGGATTCCTGACCCCCaacccatcatcatcatcatctattattattttgatacaGAGTTTCATATTAACCAGGCTGGCCCCACACTCTGTGTAGCAGAGGCTGGGCTTGAGCCCACAGAGAActcatctgcctctacctcccaagtactaggaatTTGTATGTGAAACTGATGCTGGAACCGAGGGCCTCTTGcatcctaggcaagcactccatcaACTGAGAGGCAGGTCCATCCTCGGCAAGGTTACTTTTATCTCTTTGAAAACAGATGACACagatgtgaaccaccatgcctaaccctgtgtgtgtgtgtgtatgtgtgtgtgtgttgtctgtgttgTCAGGGGTAGGAGTAAGGCAGAGGGTGGGGCCTATGGAGGATTGGGTAGTTCATGGTCCTCATTAATTTGTCTTATGAGCCATCCAGTTTCTGCggtgtttgttgtttttagcCCTGTGCTGCCTACCTTCCTGCCTTTGCCCGTTTCCGAAGACTGTTTCAGACAACCCGAGATTTCAGTAGGTCTTGGGGGACCCCGCAAGGTTCTGGATTAACCTGCAGTCTCGCTCCAGCACTCAGCTCCAGCTCCTGTCTTAGAAAAGCATTTCCCCTTTGTGAGGAAGAGTTACTTTACCTGTTTTCTCATCCCCTGAATTTTCCGTGACGGTGCTCACAGCCACAGGGCCAGCTACCCTCTAACTTTGTAATCCCGTGACTTCTCACACAGTTGCCAGCCCATACACCAGCCCGCTTTTTGTCTCCACAGGTTCCAGGAAGGGAACACCTTTATAATCAGCATCTGGGCAGCTCTGTGCTATGATCCGGGTCCAGGGAACAGCGCCGTCATCTGGCCAGAGCTTGCATATCGCCCTGCGTTTCCTTCTGGCTCCCGTCTCACATTAAACCAAATCATGTCAGCTCTACCCCTTTCGGTGCTCTCTGTCCTACTCCTTCTTACGGCCACCATAAAGACCTATCTGTAACGGAAGTTTcgatttctttgtatgttatgtaaaaaggctttcgttttaatcccaagtgtaggaGTTTAgctgggctatagtttgtccacacctgttgtCACATGCAGGGCGTGTTGTAACAGCCTTCCGAGTGCCCCACGGAGAGGTGCATGGTCAAGAATAAATATGAGGCCGAGAAAGAGACaggggtgtggggaggggggTTGTTCAATGcagagcagtttggagagaccagagacggtgaggcggtttggagcagacagagagaaatgcttcaggTCATAGGGGCATGGAGGAACCTGCTGGCTGGGTCTGCGGTTGACAGAGACTGGgacagagccctaaaagaaccccttgaccctcactagctgggagaagtaaaggggtctgggccccctctccccactaaccttttctctctcctacatagggttggtgggttggtggaagggaggtagagccCCAAACACCCCAAAATAAAGTAGAGTTAAGAGCGCCACCGATGGCTTTCTGCTACACCTATCTTCTGAGAACTGGCCCCTGGCCTCCAGAGGAGCTCACATCTCAAGATTACCTGATGGACAcaactggtttttatttttctgcctaAGAGAGGAAGCTGAGCAGGAACACAGATGGAGGGCCTCCCTGGGGCTGCACCCCGACAGCAGCCCCATCGCTGGTGTTTGGAACCCAGGCTTTGGAGCTGTCCCGCTGCAAGTGAGAGCTGCTGAGGAGGTACGCTCTTTCCTGGACAGGCCACTCGCTTCAGCAAGGGCCCCTCCGGGCCTCACCGATGCCGCTTGCGGATGCTCTGGAGCTCCTGGTAGATGACGCTGAAGCTAGGCCTCTGGCTAGGCTCATAGGCCCAGCACTGTTCCATGAGCCTGAAGACCGCGTCAGGGCACAGCTCTGGGCAAGGCAGGCGATGCCCTGTGACAAGTGCAACGCACCAAAATGAGAAAGGGTCAGATTCCGTCAAATTCACTGCCTGAAGGAACAGCTCTTGCCTGCCAAGAACCCCTCGAGAGAGGGACAGAGGCCTAGGTCCTAATCTCTACCCCGCCTGGCATAAACAGGCCTGCTGCCTGTGGCAGCTACAGACCCTTCTCAATCTGCCCCACTAAGAGGTTTTGAGGAGGAGGCATTTGGCTGGAGCTTGGCTCTCAGGCACCACCACGAATCCGTGGCCTTACCTTTTTCCACAAACTCCCGTGTCTGCTGGTTGGTGAGGTTGGGGTAGGGGGAGGCGCCCAGGCTGAAGGTCTCCCACAGCAAAATGCCGAAGCTCCACACGTCACTCTCTGAGGAGTAGCGGCCTGCAGGGGAGGCGAGGCAGCATGGGGAGGCCGACCACATCCAGGGGCCAGAGTTCACCCATGCCCAGCCATCAGCCCGGCAGCCCAGAATGGGTGAGAATCGGGTACCATAGTTAAGGGCTTCGGGGGCAGTCCACTTAACGGGGACCTGTCTAAGGCCCCCTGAGGCCGCATAAATGCCATCAGCTTCCTCTCGGGACATCCCAAAGTCACTGATCTTGAGGACATTCTTCTCCGTCACCAGGCAGTTCCGAGCAGCCAGATCCCTGTGTGAAGCAGGCCAGAAGTCGGTCTCCTTCAGCCGGCGTTGCTTGCCCAGCTGGGCCGAGCACGCTAGACAGTGAACAGGAGCCATTCCTTGGGGTTGAGGAGGTGGCTTAGTTAGTAAAGAGCCTGATGCGCCACCATGAGGACTCAAGATCGGCTCCCTAGCTCTCGCAGAAAAAGCTGGCAATGCTCGTCTGTTACCCTGACACTGGGGCATCAAAGAGATCCTCACTGGCCAGCTGGCTTCACTGAATCCATGAGCTGCGGGTTTAGCAAGAGACTCTATCTCCAAAATGAAAGTGTTAAGAGATGAAGACACCTagcactgacctctgacctccacacgcataGACACCTGTGTACTTATGCAcctgcacacagagagacacagttTAGCTTCCACACACAAAGTGCCAGAGACCAGTTCGGCCAGGGGAGCTGGGCGGGTGGCCGCCATGACGGGGTCTGCCGGGGGCCTGCGGCCCACTCACCGGTGGATACAGCATTTGCTCTCCAAGTACTCCATGCCGGCAGCGGCGTCGCCTACCATCTGCAACAGGGTCTTCACCCGCAGGCGGGCTCCCTCCGTCCGCAGGAAGGTGAGAAAGTCGCCCCCTGGAGGTGAGGGCGGCCTTGAGCCTAGCGGGAGCCGCCTGGCCGGCTGGGCCCTCACCCTGAAGACCAGCCCCTCCTCCGCTCACCTTGAACCAGCTCCATGACAATGTAGATCGGCTGCTTCTGTGTGCAGACCCCGATGAGGCGGACGATGTTGGGGTGGTTGTACTGTTTCAGGATCCTGTGGAGCATAGCTCAGGCTactttgtgttctgtgctcatagCCTTCAGCACCCGCCCCATGCCCCACCTCTCAAGAGGAGCTTCAGAGAGGACAGAAAGCCACCACGGAGAGGAGTGCGGCCTTGAATGACAGCAGCCTTGGACATGCGACTTCGGGGGTCCTGGTCAGTGCCTCTTTGCATTATGGGTGCCACGTGGGTACGAGAGGACTCGGGGATTAAAGGCCAGGCCGTGCCCAGAGGAAGCCTCTCCGTACAAAGGAACCTTTGCTTGCATGACTTATTTCATCACCCACCTCGCTTCTTGCAGAAACTTGGCCTTGAGGTCAGGCGGGAGCGTCTCTCGACAAGACTTCACAGCCACCGGGGTGTTGTCTGCTCGAAGGCGTCCACTAAACACCTCTCCGAAGTTCCCCTGAAACAGTCCTGGGCTCCAACCACAGCTTCCGGGCACGGCTGCCCTTTATCAGGTCAAGCGGACCACCCGTCTCATCCCCATTCATGCTGACCTGCCGCCCTGGCTCTCTACGAAGGTCCCCCCCAGTAGGGATACAAAAGCTCTCAGTGCCCCCTTCCCTGAGAAGTGGCCTGGGCAATCCAGAAATCACTCTTCTTTGGGTTGGAAAAGCATCCTGGCTGGAAACTGATGGATACTGGACACTAACATCAGTACTTGGTAAGAACCCCTTGGGCAGGacgggggctgggggtggggcgcTGGCTTATGGGGCCTAGGAGTCAGTATTCACCATCCTCTGAGAAAGGGATCAGGGGGTACAAGCTGGAACCACACTGAGTCAGGGAGCCCCTCCAGGACTCCAGCGGTGAAACCCGGGGTGGGACTCGGGGAGCGGCCTGGAAGAAGCTGGTGAGGGAGGGAACAGGTAGACCCCAGAGGGCTGGAGAACCCCAGGGGCTCCACCTACCCTTCCAATCTGCTCGCCCAGcaccaggtcctcatgcttgagcacCCACTTGTCCTGAGGAGAGAAACTGGGGAATCAAAAGCCAGCAGACAGAAGGGGCGCTGGGCCCCTGAGAAGGGCTCTCCTGCTGACGCTGCCTCTGCCTTAGAACCTCAGTGTGCCTCAGAGGCTGACGTATATGGTGGGAAGGCATCCCgaactgaggaggaggaggaggaggaggccggcCTCCTTGTGCTCTCTTCCCTCCCTGAGGAGAATGCCTGGCCgagaggctggctggcctgtgaTTCTCAAGCTCCGCCCAGGCCTGGCTGGCTACAAGCTCACCTTGGGCACAGCTCTGTACAGGACAACGCCACTCTTCTTTGTCAGGGGCTGCTGAGAGGCCATCAAGTGGGTGATGAGCAAAGGGATGCTGGGAAAGCCATCCCCTTCCAGCCGGTACAGGTTCTGTGAGGCAGAGGTTGGAGCGTAGGGAGAGACTTGAGGTCAGCAGCCTCCTTGGGTGGGGGGCCCTGGGAGAGGGGACAAGGACTAGGCAGCAGAGGGTGCAGGCGCTGTCTTTCTCTGAGGAGGAAAGAGTTGGGGACACAGAGATTCTCTGCGGCTCCCTCCAGCTAGGTAGCGGCAccacctcagctcctccctgtccTCTTAAGGTCATCAAGCTCTAGCTCATTTccctggagaaggggaaggacagACAGGGTCCAGAAGGCTCAGGGTCCCAGCCCCACTCACATCTGAGGACTGGATGATGAAGTGTCGGGGCTGGCCATCCCACAGCACGGACAGCACGTACTCCTGCTTGCCCTGGCTCTCCCGAACCAGGAAGTCCCCGGAGTGGGTCAACAGCTCAGCGACCTCCGCCCGTGGGATGGCCCCGTGGTACCACAGCTGCTCGTGGAGGGGTTTCTGCTCCTCGGGAACGAGCTGAAGGGGTGGCGGGATCTGGGGGGGCACACACACGAGTCACTGGGCTGGCTTGGGGGGGACAACTCTGGGCTagtgtggggctcctgtctcctacGCTCCCACAGCCTCCGTGTGACGACGGAGCGGCCTGCTTCAAGCTCGTTCTGAGCACAACTGGCACGGGAAACTGAGGCTAGCAGATCCCAGCCGAGGTGGTACTCTCCTCCTCGGGACCACGGGCCTCCCTGTCACTCCCAGGGCAGGCATGGCAATGGAGCAGGCCAAGCTGTGCTGTCCCTGCCTCATGCAGGCATGGTGAGGAGAAAGCATGGGGGTTGGCAAGGCTCGGAGGCGTCTGCAGCCTGGAACCCCAAGAGAGGAAAGGATGCCCCCCCTCcggccacccccacccccatgaaaGCAGGCTGGGCAGGCAGGTCCTTCTATCTAGGGTGTGGAGGTCTGGGGAGCATGTCCGGGCCTCCTGGCCTGGCCTAACCGGATGGGCAGAGGTAGTAGGCCCAGCCTTGGGACTACTCACAGAGAACTTGGGCCTGAAGATTCCAGAGAAGTGGCTTTTAAGGATCTCCAGGGTGGGTGTCCTTCCCCCCTCTCGCTCCTGCTCCTGAGGCCAGGGACAGACGTCAGCAGGTGGCCAGGCTTAGGGAGGGGGAGGGCAAAAATGAGGAGCACAGCCCCTGCAAGCAGGCCAGCAAGGGAGGACACAACAGTGGCGGGGCCCCTCACCGCGGAGGAGGTGGAATGGCGGTCATCCTGAAGGAGCGCCACGGCCGGGGGCTCGCCAGCGCCTAGCTGCTCCACCTtgctctgcagcagctcctgctgGGCCTGAAGCTTGTCCTGGCCACACAGGGCTACCTGCAGCCCTTGCATGGCCTCTTGTAACACCTGCCTCTTGGCCAGAAGCTGCACCCTGCAGGGGGGGGCCAGGGCAAGGGGAGGGCAGACAGAGAGGGGCTCAGTCTGAGGTTAGCCCTAACGGAGGAGGGGGctaggggggaggggggaggctgcTCACCGCTCCCGGGGGTGGGTGTTCTGCTCCTCGTTCCTGAGCTCACGCTGCAGCTGACTGACCATCTCCTGCCGGCTCAGCACCTCCTTGGTGGCCACAGCCAGCTCATCTGTCACAGAGGTCAGCCTGCAGCCGAGGGCCAGGGTAGTGAAAGCTGTGCCCCCACCACAGGCATCCCGCCAGAGCCGGCCTAGCCCGGCCACCTAGCCAAGGGTTCCCGGCCCTTGTCCACCCGGGCAGTCCACCAAACCGCCACACACGTGTGCTGCACGCTCTCCAGGGTCAGCTCGTTCAGCTGCAGCTCCCCGGGCTCCAGCTGTTCCCCCTCCTCGAGAAGGGACTCATCAAACGTGACACAAGGTGGGACGTCAGGGGCGGACCTGTGGGTGGACAGGGTCCTTCGGTGAGCAGGCCAGGAGCGCTGGAGCCCAGGCAGTTCAGGAGGAGGAGGGCCCTGCTCACCCGTACTGCCTCAGGAAGCCCAGGTACTCGAACTCGGGCTGGATGCGGGTGGCGGCGGCGGCCAGCTCCCGGTGGATGGAAGCCACGTCTTCCTGCACCAGGCTGCTGATCTCCAGGTATTCCTGAAGGATATCCTTCCTGCATCGCCCACCCCACAGGGCCGCCGGGTCAGAGGGCCTCAGCCCTCGAGGCCTAGGACAGGTCCGGCAGCAACTCTAGGCTGGATGACCCCCTCCGCCCTGCTGCCTCGGCTCGTAGGCCCATGAATGACCTTAGGCGAGTGACCTATAAGGCCACCCTGGCCTTATGCCTCCCGACAGGCCCGTAGGTATCCTGGCAGTGGTGACAAGGAGCCACCGAGACCCTGTGCGTGTCCAGTACACAGGAAGTACTCGGGAACTAGGTCCCCGATAAGTGTAAAAGTCACCAACGTGCTgctgaccccacccccaccccagtctgTGTCTCCCAGGCCTAGCACCaccacgcacgcacgcacacaccccACCACCCAGTTCCAGCTTTGTTTTAGTATTGGTTAGCATGCAATGGGCCTGCGGGCTTACAGGATGCCTGCCATCTCCTCGTGCAAGTCCTGCAGTGACTGCAGCAGGCCGGGCAGCATGAactggtggtggtgctggtggtgcagCTGGGCCGCTCTCACACCCAGCACGTAGCGGTTGTGGTGGGCGAAGAGCTTCCACAGGCTCCTCACGTACTTGTCTTTGGCCTTGTCGCGGTCCTTGTCtggcagggggcagggaggagaggc is a genomic window containing:
- the Fes gene encoding tyrosine-protein kinase Fes/Fps isoform X2 — protein: MGFSSELCSRQGHGAVQQMQEAELRLLEGMRKWMAQRVKSDREYAGLLHHMSLQDSGGQSWSSGPDSPVSQSWAEITSQTENLSRVLQQHAEDLNSGPLRKLSVLIRERQHLRKTYNEQWQQLQQELTKTHSQDIEKLKSQYRTLVRDSAQARRKYQEASKDKDRDKAKDKYVRSLWKLFAHHNRYVLGVRAAQLHHQHHHQFMLPGLLQSLQDLHEEMAGILKDILQEYLEISSLVQEDVASIHRELAAAATRIQPEFEYLGFLRQYGSAPDVPPCVTFDESLLEEGEQLEPGELQLNELTLESVQHTLTSVTDELAVATKEVLSRQEMVSQLQRELRNEEQNTHPRERVQLLAKRQVLQEAMQGLQVALCGQDKLQAQQELLQSKVEQLGAGEPPAVALLQDDRHSTSSAEREGGRTPTLEILKSHFSGIFRPKFSIPPPLQLVPEEQKPLHEQLWYHGAIPRAEVAELLTHSGDFLVRESQGKQEYVLSVLWDGQPRHFIIQSSDNLYRLEGDGFPSIPLLITHLMASQQPLTKKSGVVLYRAVPKDKWVLKHEDLVLGEQIGRGNFGEVFSGRLRADNTPVAVKSCRETLPPDLKAKFLQEARILKQYNHPNIVRLIGVCTQKQPIYIVMELVQGGDFLTFLRTEGARLRVKTLLQMVGDAAAGMEYLESKCCIHRDLAARNCLVTEKNVLKISDFGMSREEADGIYAASGGLRQVPVKWTAPEALNYGRYSSESDVWSFGILLWETFSLGASPYPNLTNQQTREFVEKGHRLPCPELCPDAVFRLMEQCWAYEPSQRPSFSVIYQELQSIRKRHR
- the Fes gene encoding tyrosine-protein kinase Fes/Fps isoform X1, with amino-acid sequence MGFSSELCSRQGHGAVQQMQEAELRLLEGMRKWMAQRVKSDREYAGLLHHMSLQDSGGQSWSSGPDSPVSQSWAEITSQTENLSRVLQQHAEDLNSGPLRKLSVLIRERQHLRKTYNEQWQQLQQELTKTHSQDIEKLKSQYRTLVRDSAQARRKYQEASKDKDRDKAKDKYVRSLWKLFAHHNRYVLGVRAAQLHHQHHHQFMLPGLLQSLQDLHEEMAGILKDILQEYLEISSLVQEDVASIHRELAAAATRIQPEFEYLGFLRQYGSAPDVPPCVTFDESLLEEGEQLEPGELQLNELTLESVQHTLTSVTDELAVATKEVLSRQEMVSQLQRELRNEEQNTHPRERVQLLAKRQVLQEAMQGLQVALCGQDKLQAQQELLQSKVEQLGAGEPPAVALLQDDRHSTSSAEQEREGGRTPTLEILKSHFSGIFRPKFSIPPPLQLVPEEQKPLHEQLWYHGAIPRAEVAELLTHSGDFLVRESQGKQEYVLSVLWDGQPRHFIIQSSDNLYRLEGDGFPSIPLLITHLMASQQPLTKKSGVVLYRAVPKDKWVLKHEDLVLGEQIGRGNFGEVFSGRLRADNTPVAVKSCRETLPPDLKAKFLQEARILKQYNHPNIVRLIGVCTQKQPIYIVMELVQGGDFLTFLRTEGARLRVKTLLQMVGDAAAGMEYLESKCCIHRDLAARNCLVTEKNVLKISDFGMSREEADGIYAASGGLRQVPVKWTAPEALNYGRYSSESDVWSFGILLWETFSLGASPYPNLTNQQTREFVEKGHRLPCPELCPDAVFRLMEQCWAYEPSQRPSFSVIYQELQSIRKRHR